The Xanthomonas sontii genome contains a region encoding:
- a CDS encoding DUF4124 domain-containing protein has product MKLLKPLIFTAGIALSVFSVQAQVYRCAEKSGKTTYSDLPCPANQPGELLERQRSQDEIAGERDQAAQANQRKYQDRAAEREAQAFQDRQRSTTAVSTQGRAQAAAADTPACRAAQKELDFVSSIRTLSLDERRIRTNAAIVQVNASCGTTTPLMQEPPKVIAAPVSPITRCDAGFCYDETGAIYKKSGPDTIVGPTGRSCNRSGGTWICQ; this is encoded by the coding sequence ATGAAGCTCCTCAAACCGCTAATTTTTACTGCCGGCATTGCACTCTCTGTATTTTCAGTCCAAGCCCAGGTTTACCGCTGCGCTGAAAAATCCGGAAAAACGACTTACTCTGATCTGCCCTGTCCGGCGAACCAACCTGGAGAGTTGTTGGAGCGCCAGCGAAGCCAAGATGAAATCGCCGGAGAGCGCGATCAAGCGGCACAAGCCAACCAACGAAAGTACCAAGACCGAGCTGCAGAGCGCGAGGCACAGGCATTTCAGGACCGTCAGCGTTCAACCACGGCAGTGAGCACGCAAGGCAGGGCGCAAGCAGCTGCGGCCGATACACCCGCCTGTCGGGCTGCCCAGAAGGAACTCGACTTCGTGTCGAGCATTCGTACTCTGTCACTGGATGAGCGGCGTATCCGTACCAATGCCGCAATCGTGCAAGTCAATGCAAGCTGTGGCACCACGACGCCTCTGATGCAGGAGCCGCCAAAGGTGATTGCTGCTCCCGTCTCCCCGATTACCCGTTGCGATGCCGGCTTCTGCTACGACGAGACGGGGGCAATCTATAAAAAATCCGGGCCTGACACCATTGTTGGCCCGACTGGGCGTTCATGTAATCGCTCTGGGGGCACATGGATTTGTCAGTAA
- a CDS encoding type VI secretion system Vgr family protein codes for MLLIQSVSIYTPTSIAGPQHRTDCCHNLSSMPSSPSQLPWGPSSLTAALPSQHARLLQIHGQGDQLSASAQLLVERMSGQEALNALFAFDIDTLCTDAGFDPSTLIGQELTLRLLCADGCYRAWHGMLAGCDALGGDGGLARHRLYLRPWLAALALRRDSHVWGAQTLPDILADLFADYAQAHYAIEARRDWKPYPTRVQYHESDLDFVLRLLAEEGLSFRFEHQQEEGQAAGEGPGEGPGAMSGQGGNGPDGRPTPSRHKLVVFDSGSALPAYPPGAIRFHRIDATESGDSIERLQAVRRSVPHIASVSSWDHARLHAPAAQARSALQLGQLPPLEQHLPFSAQRHADGDAAQRHAEHWLHHWEAQAKRWKGAGSVRDLAPGQHFRLSGHDRYGQEARSRQHGDGYGDHGEDDGGNGDLQLRACALWHQAANNLGAQIAQLLQRPEIEAGSYRNRFEALDARAAIVPRPRAKPSAPEALLALVVGSDDEAGGDNRHAVHTQRDHRVQVRMYWQQHGQASGTGGADAAQGGDGAHAAPAATPSRRASRTPSVWLRVATPLAGPNWGASVLPRVGTEVLLSFIDGDIDRPVVSHQLHSAQDLPPWSAGENAPANHPGVIAGWHASSLDGSGFNQWLTDDAPGQLRTRLASSQAASQLNLGHLIEQAPTSSTRGAWRGSGAELRSDAWSVVRAGEGLLISSSAQPKAQGAIHDATAAAGQFQAAHDTAQRISDAVAASEGLPLAATQDLQGFIDDIDPGKKGQLPATLNGQEARIAAPGSRQGSGQGGQPVPAFARAAMVFDAANSLNAATPASAVLYGGQALHWTSQQDWHAAAGRIVALAAGASAGLYAQQGGLKAIAQAGPISLQAHQGPLAWTAQEGITVTSSGEDVQVLAQGRIELQAGQTSIVLEGTDITLTMPGLLDIKGAGKTFVGPGSSPAELPALPVGTLGDAPRELELHYTYDDLSPVSEATYKVTFSSGEVLEGTLDADGYKLLKGVPATSYVVEYGEDARAWKAPPLAKEEAEFQKPAVQQQGAEWIENALKTEPPLDGGSGAGGNP; via the coding sequence ATGCTCCTCATTCAAAGCGTGTCCATCTACACACCCACCAGCATCGCAGGTCCCCAACATCGAACTGATTGCTGTCACAACCTGAGTTCCATGCCAAGCAGCCCGAGCCAGCTCCCCTGGGGGCCCAGCAGCCTCACCGCCGCCCTGCCCAGCCAGCACGCCCGGCTGCTCCAGATCCACGGGCAAGGCGACCAGCTCTCCGCCTCAGCCCAACTGCTCGTCGAGCGCATGAGCGGCCAGGAGGCCCTCAACGCCCTCTTCGCCTTCGACATCGACACACTGTGCACCGATGCGGGCTTCGACCCCAGCACCCTCATCGGCCAGGAACTCACCCTGCGCCTCTTGTGCGCCGATGGCTGCTACCGCGCCTGGCACGGCATGCTCGCGGGCTGCGATGCGCTGGGCGGCGATGGCGGCCTGGCCCGCCACCGGCTCTATCTGCGCCCCTGGCTGGCTGCCCTGGCGCTGCGCCGCGACAGCCATGTCTGGGGCGCGCAGACCCTGCCGGACATCCTGGCCGATCTCTTCGCCGACTATGCCCAGGCCCACTACGCCATCGAGGCCCGCCGCGACTGGAAGCCCTACCCCACGCGGGTGCAGTACCACGAGAGCGACCTGGACTTCGTGCTGCGCCTGCTGGCTGAAGAAGGCCTGAGCTTTCGGTTCGAGCATCAGCAGGAGGAAGGTCAAGCGGCCGGCGAAGGGCCCGGTGAAGGGCCCGGCGCCATGTCCGGCCAGGGCGGCAATGGTCCCGACGGCAGACCCACCCCCTCGCGCCACAAGCTGGTCGTCTTCGATTCCGGCAGCGCACTGCCCGCCTACCCGCCAGGCGCCATCCGGTTTCACCGCATCGATGCGACGGAGAGCGGCGACAGCATCGAGCGCCTGCAGGCCGTACGGCGCAGCGTGCCCCACATCGCCTCCGTCTCGTCCTGGGACCATGCCCGGCTGCATGCGCCGGCAGCCCAGGCCCGCTCCGCGCTGCAGCTGGGGCAGCTGCCGCCCCTGGAGCAGCACCTGCCCTTCAGCGCCCAGCGCCATGCCGACGGCGATGCGGCCCAGCGGCATGCCGAGCATTGGCTGCACCACTGGGAGGCCCAGGCCAAGCGCTGGAAGGGCGCAGGCAGCGTGCGCGATCTGGCGCCGGGCCAGCACTTCCGCCTCAGCGGCCATGACCGCTATGGGCAGGAGGCCCGTAGCAGGCAGCACGGCGATGGCTATGGCGATCACGGGGAGGATGACGGCGGCAACGGCGATCTTCAGCTGCGCGCCTGCGCTCTCTGGCACCAGGCGGCCAACAACCTCGGGGCCCAGATCGCGCAGCTGCTGCAGCGCCCAGAGATCGAGGCGGGCAGCTACCGCAACCGCTTCGAGGCCCTCGATGCCCGGGCCGCCATCGTGCCCCGCCCCCGCGCCAAGCCCAGCGCGCCCGAGGCCTTGCTGGCCCTGGTCGTGGGCAGCGACGACGAGGCCGGTGGCGACAACCGCCATGCCGTGCATACCCAGCGCGACCACCGTGTGCAGGTGCGCATGTACTGGCAGCAGCACGGGCAGGCCTCAGGTACGGGCGGAGCCGATGCGGCACAGGGAGGGGATGGCGCCCATGCCGCTCCCGCAGCAACCCCCTCGCGCCGCGCCAGCCGCACGCCCAGCGTCTGGCTGCGCGTGGCCACGCCGCTGGCCGGCCCCAACTGGGGCGCCAGCGTCCTGCCCCGCGTGGGCACCGAGGTGCTGCTGAGCTTCATCGATGGCGATATCGACCGCCCCGTGGTCAGCCACCAGCTGCATTCCGCCCAGGATCTGCCACCCTGGAGCGCCGGCGAGAATGCGCCAGCCAACCACCCCGGCGTCATCGCCGGCTGGCATGCCAGCAGTCTCGACGGCAGCGGCTTCAACCAGTGGCTCACCGACGATGCGCCGGGCCAGTTGCGCACCCGCCTCGCCTCTTCCCAGGCCGCCAGCCAGCTGAACCTGGGCCATCTGATCGAGCAGGCCCCCACCAGCAGCACGCGCGGCGCCTGGCGCGGCAGCGGCGCCGAGCTGCGCAGCGATGCCTGGAGCGTGGTGCGGGCGGGCGAGGGGCTGCTCATCTCATCGAGCGCCCAGCCGAAGGCCCAGGGGGCGATCCACGATGCGACCGCGGCGGCCGGCCAGTTCCAGGCGGCCCATGACACGGCCCAGCGCATCAGCGATGCGGTGGCCGCTTCCGAAGGCCTGCCTCTGGCGGCCACGCAGGATCTGCAGGGCTTTATCGACGATATCGATCCGGGCAAGAAGGGCCAGTTGCCCGCAACGCTCAATGGGCAGGAGGCACGCATCGCGGCACCGGGAAGCCGCCAGGGTAGTGGCCAGGGCGGCCAGCCCGTGCCCGCCTTCGCCCGCGCGGCGATGGTGTTCGATGCGGCCAACAGCCTCAACGCCGCCACGCCGGCCAGCGCCGTGCTCTATGGTGGCCAGGCCCTGCACTGGACCAGCCAGCAGGACTGGCATGCGGCGGCCGGGCGCATCGTGGCCCTGGCGGCAGGCGCCAGCGCCGGGCTCTACGCCCAGCAAGGGGGCCTGAAGGCCATCGCCCAGGCCGGGCCGATCTCCCTGCAGGCCCATCAGGGGCCGCTGGCCTGGACGGCCCAAGAAGGCATCACCGTCACCAGCAGCGGCGAGGATGTGCAGGTGCTGGCCCAGGGGCGCATCGAGCTGCAGGCCGGGCAGACCTCCATCGTGCTGGAGGGCACGGACATCACGCTGACCATGCCGGGGTTGCTGGATATCAAGGGGGCGGGCAAGACGTTCGTGGGGCCGGGCAGCAGTCCTGCGGAATTGCCGGCTTTGCCTGTGGGCACGCTAGGTGATGCACCACGAGAACTTGAGCTGCACTACACCTACGACGACCTCAGTCCCGTATCCGAGGCGACCTACAAGGTCACATTCAGCAGTGGCGAGGTGCTTGAAGGCACCCTGGACGCCGATGGCTACAAGCTGCTCAAGGGGGTGCCCGCCACCAGCTACGTGGTCGAGTACGGAGAAGATGCCCGCGCCTGGAAGGCTCCACCTCTGGCCAAGGAGGAGGCTGAATTCCAAAAACCTGCCGTGCAGCAGCAAGGCGCTGAATGGATTGAAAACGCATTGAAGACCGAGCCGCCCCTGGATGGAGGCTCAGGGGCAGGAGGTAACCCATGA
- a CDS encoding PoNe immunity protein domain-containing protein, producing the protein MNAEEFRKKRRQKFLDIQYYHLNLEDLSEGLELQVQAIDRLRAQNNFEPLGQGGIFDRNLELFKLHYTAGRPIEELRPLYATIIQAFGTWHEAYDEYIRILAIESGDDLLDGGTPLEFEDLYQFQIALEVVSLGVLLGDGDALRKVAKWTQSYRHTDLLYEFLIDPALPDSSETGEYFHTKPYDPLIDALYLDEEPIEASKKIKEYLDGWYKSFEGAPWHDGHLKGVEGQYMPYYGYWSFEAAAVCVINGIDDSSFRDHILYPKDLADWARANDSIARLKPGASAFGLQGSAGRVPGGQPCPQAGWWHTPARMGSRRYFKAGEVMPIIESSSYGETFWLWDTNQEAPKL; encoded by the coding sequence ATGAATGCAGAAGAGTTTCGCAAAAAACGCAGACAAAAATTCCTAGACATCCAGTATTACCACCTTAATCTGGAAGATCTATCTGAGGGACTTGAGCTCCAAGTTCAAGCGATAGATCGCTTAAGAGCTCAGAACAATTTCGAACCTCTTGGCCAGGGAGGAATTTTCGATAGAAACCTTGAGCTCTTCAAACTTCATTACACGGCAGGTCGCCCTATTGAGGAACTCAGGCCGCTCTATGCGACCATCATCCAGGCCTTCGGCACATGGCATGAGGCATATGACGAATACATCAGAATCTTAGCCATCGAATCCGGCGATGATCTCCTAGATGGAGGAACGCCATTGGAATTCGAGGATCTTTATCAATTTCAGATTGCACTGGAAGTGGTAAGTCTGGGCGTCTTGCTAGGTGATGGCGATGCCCTAAGAAAGGTTGCGAAATGGACCCAAAGCTATCGTCACACCGATTTGCTCTATGAATTTCTGATTGACCCCGCGCTGCCTGACTCCAGTGAAACCGGGGAATACTTCCACACCAAGCCATACGATCCACTGATCGACGCGCTTTATCTGGACGAAGAGCCCATTGAGGCAAGCAAGAAGATCAAAGAGTACCTGGACGGCTGGTACAAGAGCTTCGAGGGTGCCCCTTGGCATGATGGCCATCTGAAGGGCGTCGAGGGGCAGTACATGCCCTATTACGGTTACTGGTCCTTCGAGGCCGCCGCCGTCTGCGTCATCAACGGCATCGACGACAGCAGTTTCCGTGACCACATCCTCTACCCCAAGGATTTGGCGGATTGGGCGCGAGCCAATGACTCGATTGCACGCCTCAAGCCCGGCGCCTCGGCCTTCGGACTCCAAGGCAGCGCGGGTCGTGTGCCCGGCGGCCAGCCCTGCCCCCAGGCCGGCTGGTGGCATACCCCGGCCCGAATGGGCAGCCGCCGCTATTTCAAGGCAGGCGAGGTCATGCCCATCATCGAAAGCAGTTCCTACGGCGAAACTTTCTGGCTCTGGGACACTAATCAAGAAGCGCCCAAACTTTGA
- a CDS encoding ABC-three component system protein has product MSSGTKITGNDHSAIDAALGFYYQSLYGLLAAVKAVEDDATVCLERLDDVEIVLNGKSLLVQLKHSLSKKPKGVSLASVALWKTLRAWIDVLPKLSLDDTRFQLVTVAPLPPGSVLAPLLDEKSSRSDLLKCLEAEAKRVIDEHAAAEASGKNPLPHVERLPGCSAFLALPETTRNKLLSRATIQPAAHDINKIQLDITSALTNFPPDQREAISQRLVEWWDLQIVYSFCGKRERFITRLEVLQRLLEIAGELAREELLADFQFQFPPDDHNPPSMIATQLELVGCTMSEIQSAQHEEWKARSQRHKWMTERMDMAVRIDRYDKYLVQEWRYRHKPMAEQHHLAAENEKRAAGLGIFKWSFFQAHREVDPFAQNWNSSYYVRGSYQVLAVEQSVGWHPDYVTLLKGCA; this is encoded by the coding sequence ATGAGTTCTGGGACTAAAATCACAGGAAATGATCACTCCGCTATCGATGCGGCTTTGGGGTTTTACTATCAATCGCTATATGGACTGCTAGCCGCTGTCAAAGCTGTTGAAGACGACGCCACTGTGTGTTTGGAGCGTTTAGACGATGTGGAGATTGTCCTAAACGGAAAATCGCTACTGGTTCAGCTCAAGCACTCCCTGAGCAAAAAGCCGAAGGGAGTGAGCCTTGCCTCCGTGGCCCTCTGGAAGACACTCAGAGCATGGATCGACGTGCTACCAAAGCTAAGCCTTGACGATACGCGCTTCCAACTCGTCACTGTGGCGCCTTTGCCGCCCGGGAGCGTCCTAGCGCCTCTGCTTGATGAAAAGAGCTCACGCAGCGATCTCTTGAAATGTCTGGAAGCAGAGGCCAAACGAGTGATAGATGAGCACGCTGCAGCTGAGGCAAGTGGCAAGAACCCCTTGCCGCACGTCGAGAGACTACCAGGCTGTTCTGCCTTTCTCGCTCTCCCGGAGACGACCCGCAACAAGCTCCTATCGAGGGCGACAATCCAACCTGCTGCGCACGACATCAATAAGATTCAACTCGACATCACTAGCGCGCTTACGAACTTCCCTCCGGACCAGCGTGAAGCAATTTCGCAGCGCCTCGTGGAGTGGTGGGACCTGCAGATCGTTTACTCGTTCTGCGGCAAGAGGGAGCGATTCATCACCAGACTTGAGGTCCTACAGCGATTGCTCGAGATTGCCGGCGAACTGGCACGCGAAGAACTGCTCGCCGACTTTCAGTTCCAGTTCCCACCCGATGACCACAATCCGCCGTCAATGATCGCCACGCAGCTAGAACTCGTGGGCTGCACTATGTCAGAGATTCAGTCAGCGCAACACGAAGAATGGAAGGCAAGGTCCCAGCGCCACAAATGGATGACTGAGCGAATGGACATGGCCGTACGTATCGATCGATACGACAAATATCTGGTGCAGGAATGGAGATACCGACACAAGCCGATGGCCGAGCAGCATCATTTGGCCGCGGAAAACGAGAAGCGCGCTGCTGGGTTGGGGATCTTTAAGTGGTCATTCTTCCAAGCCCACAGGGAAGTCGATCCTTTCGCTCAAAACTGGAACTCCTCCTACTACGTGCGCGGCAGCTATCAAGTGTTAGCGGTTGAGCAAAGCGTTGGATGGCACCCTGACTACGTGACTTTATTGAAGGGCTGTGCATGA
- a CDS encoding three component ABC system middle component: MIAARDVFAETNPAFCGAVLTQFCLSYQAARPDVRPAVALVYLVVPLAISEDLAPTFDGCNHETGLTLWMSRNPTISVDLAKKVNSTLEITTIAIRFGCIAGIFKLTADGSVESTRKTLPAAVTTGLTGASFKRARLLGTWMAGMGSPRSVLEVLGVSV; this comes from the coding sequence ATGATCGCTGCTCGCGATGTCTTCGCCGAGACAAATCCAGCATTCTGCGGCGCGGTGCTAACACAGTTTTGCTTATCCTACCAAGCGGCACGGCCTGACGTTCGCCCGGCAGTCGCATTGGTCTACCTAGTCGTGCCCCTAGCAATTTCGGAAGACTTGGCGCCAACCTTTGATGGCTGTAACCATGAGACAGGGCTCACCCTATGGATGAGCCGAAACCCTACGATTTCAGTCGACTTGGCAAAGAAGGTCAACTCGACGCTAGAAATCACGACCATCGCCATTCGCTTTGGCTGCATCGCCGGCATCTTCAAACTCACAGCGGACGGCAGCGTTGAGAGTACTCGGAAAACGTTACCTGCAGCAGTGACAACCGGCCTGACTGGTGCTTCATTTAAGCGGGCGCGCCTGCTGGGGACTTGGATGGCCGGCATGGGCTCGCCCAGGTCCGTCTTGGAAGTATTAGGAGTTTCCGTATGA
- a CDS encoding DUF3732 domain-containing protein gives MKRWNIASVFFIGEEGAFRIIELDADRVNIITGASGTGKSAIIKALDYCLGSSKCQLPVYVRRRCVAVGVKWIRGADEMISCRQVPLVGKAPNSYMYVTTGRNLKVPHSVEEFEGRGLVAVSKTRLGEAFGIETMPAEDSEQPERNSLDRPSIRQFTPYMFVTKEVIDSETVLLHGLDDNRKAPPIISTMPYFLGVVTGSTAAAERRLRQARRALEIDTAREEARVAKDSLLKQRSRILLGEAQQLGLIERTPEEADEAILITMLRRAASPAARPLQYPGADQLDSLQERRQATLKELNQTKRKLRALAITEQESLDYEAAVGTQYQKLRIAEHLHLMDVPRKCPVCDSETDAGAEIAVAMRQSLETIRAETSAVGRLRPQIGEASDQLRKRIEELSGLLRELDAGVASALSQIAEAKQFADLAQFQSFFRGKATYFLETVDDQLLKPSKDLTKQRDEIAELEAKVDADSRRIRMRRAEAAVSRYASEVFSKLPKVEPCVDAELIFSAREPSISVIEAVPERAVLSMADLGSDQNWLAVHVALAFGLQRHFETERRPVPGVIVLDQLSRPYFPNQDRDADKVDDDGDEDVAEVDADLDESRPDEISISDDEDYLAMRQHIDFLFKEVEARSGLQVLLLEHAYFPSDPRYVSATKERWTKASGEGLIPRDWKRRSA, from the coding sequence ATGAAACGATGGAACATCGCCAGCGTCTTCTTTATCGGTGAGGAAGGCGCTTTCCGAATCATCGAATTGGATGCTGACCGTGTGAACATCATCACTGGCGCATCTGGAACGGGCAAGTCGGCGATCATCAAAGCATTGGACTATTGCCTGGGATCGTCAAAGTGCCAGCTTCCCGTCTATGTGAGGCGCCGCTGCGTCGCTGTGGGAGTAAAGTGGATAAGAGGTGCCGACGAGATGATCTCGTGCCGCCAAGTCCCGCTTGTCGGCAAGGCACCAAATTCCTACATGTATGTGACTACGGGAAGAAACCTAAAGGTTCCTCACTCTGTGGAGGAGTTTGAAGGCAGAGGACTGGTTGCAGTCAGCAAGACCAGATTGGGAGAGGCCTTCGGCATTGAGACGATGCCTGCAGAAGACTCTGAGCAGCCCGAAAGAAATTCACTTGACAGACCGTCAATTCGCCAGTTCACGCCATACATGTTCGTCACGAAGGAGGTGATCGATAGCGAGACGGTGCTGCTTCACGGGCTTGACGACAACCGCAAAGCCCCCCCCATCATCTCGACGATGCCCTACTTCTTGGGCGTGGTGACTGGGTCAACGGCGGCAGCCGAGCGTCGCCTTCGACAGGCACGCAGAGCTCTGGAGATCGACACTGCTCGTGAAGAAGCCCGTGTCGCAAAGGACAGCTTGCTAAAGCAGAGATCTCGGATACTGCTGGGTGAAGCGCAGCAACTTGGACTCATTGAGCGCACGCCCGAAGAAGCTGACGAAGCCATCCTTATCACCATGTTACGTAGGGCAGCTTCGCCAGCAGCTCGACCGCTGCAGTACCCAGGGGCTGACCAGCTTGACTCATTGCAGGAGCGCCGCCAAGCCACACTGAAGGAGTTGAACCAGACAAAACGCAAGCTTCGAGCGCTGGCCATCACTGAACAGGAATCGTTGGACTACGAAGCTGCAGTAGGAACCCAGTACCAGAAGCTCCGGATTGCCGAGCATCTCCATCTGATGGACGTGCCCAGGAAGTGTCCGGTCTGCGACTCCGAAACGGACGCTGGCGCCGAGATCGCCGTCGCCATGAGGCAATCACTCGAGACAATTCGTGCTGAGACGAGCGCAGTCGGGCGTCTCAGGCCACAGATCGGCGAGGCGTCGGATCAGTTGAGGAAGCGAATTGAAGAGCTCAGCGGACTGCTAAGGGAACTCGATGCTGGAGTCGCGTCCGCGCTGAGCCAGATTGCTGAGGCCAAGCAATTTGCCGACCTTGCTCAGTTCCAATCCTTCTTCCGCGGCAAAGCGACATACTTCCTTGAAACCGTTGACGACCAGCTTCTGAAACCATCCAAGGACCTAACTAAGCAGCGAGATGAAATTGCCGAACTAGAAGCGAAGGTTGACGCTGACAGCCGACGAATCCGCATGCGTCGGGCCGAAGCGGCCGTCTCACGGTACGCCTCCGAGGTTTTCTCAAAGTTGCCAAAGGTTGAGCCCTGTGTTGATGCAGAGCTTATCTTCTCGGCTCGCGAGCCTTCCATCTCTGTCATTGAGGCCGTACCTGAACGTGCGGTGCTCTCGATGGCGGATCTAGGTTCGGATCAAAATTGGCTGGCAGTTCACGTCGCGCTGGCGTTTGGACTGCAAAGACACTTCGAGACCGAGCGAAGGCCCGTACCAGGCGTCATCGTCCTTGACCAGCTCAGCCGGCCCTACTTCCCCAATCAGGATCGGGATGCCGATAAAGTTGACGACGACGGGGATGAGGATGTCGCCGAGGTCGACGCTGACTTAGATGAATCGCGCCCGGATGAGATCTCGATTTCTGACGACGAGGACTATTTGGCCATGCGACAACACATCGACTTCCTATTCAAAGAGGTTGAGGCACGCAGCGGCTTGCAAGTACTCCTTCTGGAGCATGCCTACTTTCCGTCAGATCCTCGCTACGTGTCAGCGACGAAGGAGCGCTGGACCAAAGCGTCGGGTGAGGGCCTTATCCCTCGTGACTGGAAACGCCGGTCTGCGTAG
- a CDS encoding dienelactone hydrolase family protein, translating to MGHWTTLDTAHGQVSAWHALSEGTPRGGLVVIQEIFGVTDYIREVADRYAAHGYEVLAPALFDPVEKDAQLAYDQDGVRKGLELVGALGFDRALDIVQAAAQALAPAGKVGTLGYCWGGSVALLSALRLGLPSVSYYGGRNTQFLDETPKAPVLFHFGAQDGSIPAESIQQHREKLPQMQTFVYPAGHGFDRHVDPNHYDADSAELARERSLAFLAEHLG from the coding sequence ATGGGCCACTGGACCACGCTCGACACCGCTCACGGCCAGGTTTCCGCCTGGCACGCCCTGTCCGAGGGCACGCCGCGCGGCGGCCTGGTCGTCATCCAGGAAATCTTCGGGGTGACCGACTACATCCGCGAGGTCGCCGACCGCTACGCCGCCCACGGCTATGAGGTGCTGGCGCCGGCACTGTTCGATCCGGTCGAGAAGGACGCGCAGCTGGCCTACGACCAGGACGGCGTGCGCAAGGGCCTGGAGCTGGTCGGTGCGCTGGGCTTCGACCGCGCCCTGGACATCGTGCAGGCGGCCGCGCAGGCGCTGGCGCCGGCCGGCAAGGTCGGCACCCTGGGCTACTGCTGGGGCGGCAGCGTCGCGCTGCTGTCGGCGCTGCGCCTGGGCCTGCCCTCGGTGAGTTACTACGGCGGCCGCAACACCCAGTTCCTGGACGAAACGCCGAAGGCGCCGGTGCTGTTCCACTTCGGCGCGCAGGACGGCAGCATCCCGGCCGAGTCGATCCAGCAGCACCGCGAAAAGCTGCCGCAGATGCAGACCTTCGTGTACCCGGCCGGGCACGGCTTCGACCGCCACGTGGACCCGAACCACTACGACGCCGACAGCGCCGAGCTCGCCCGGGAACGCAGCCTGGCGTTCCTCGCCGAGCACCTGGGCTGA
- a CDS encoding HIT domain-containing protein — protein sequence MADFVLDPRLQADSAFVADGPLSQVRLMDDARFPWLLLVPRVGEASEWIDLDGGQQRLLLAEINQLSQLLRHEPGVHKLNIGALGNVVRQLHVHVLGRHPGDAAWPGPVWGNGAAQRLPAEELQARVAAWRQRLR from the coding sequence GTGGCCGACTTCGTCCTCGACCCGCGGCTGCAGGCCGACAGCGCGTTCGTCGCCGACGGGCCGCTGTCGCAGGTGCGGCTGATGGACGACGCACGCTTCCCGTGGCTGTTGCTGGTGCCACGGGTGGGCGAGGCCAGCGAGTGGATCGACCTGGACGGCGGCCAGCAGCGCCTGCTGCTGGCCGAGATCAACCAGCTCTCGCAACTCCTGCGGCACGAACCGGGCGTGCACAAGCTCAACATCGGCGCGCTGGGCAACGTGGTGCGGCAACTGCACGTGCACGTGCTGGGGCGGCACCCGGGCGATGCCGCGTGGCCCGGCCCGGTGTGGGGCAATGGCGCCGCACAGCGGCTGCCGGCCGAGGAGTTGCAGGCGCGTGTTGCGGCGTGGCGCCAGCGGCTACGATAG
- a CDS encoding LiaI-LiaF-like domain-containing protein, whose amino-acid sequence MKSNVIAAIVLIVIGLVFLANNLGWTNLSLGRLIATWWPAILVAVGVGMLFGRGK is encoded by the coding sequence ATGAAATCCAATGTGATCGCCGCCATCGTGCTGATCGTGATCGGCCTGGTGTTCCTGGCCAACAACCTGGGCTGGACCAACTTGAGCCTGGGCCGGCTGATCGCCACCTGGTGGCCGGCGATCCTGGTCGCGGTCGGCGTCGGCATGCTGTTCGGCCGCGGCAAGTAG
- a CDS encoding RDD family protein: MNDPNPYQAPDAALPPALPGIADGETLAGRGERLGAALIDGVISLATFLPVAALTGYFGKVMDAARSGVQVPFLTTLGYGVLGMVIFLLVQGYPLAKSGQTWGKKLLWIRIADLDGGQPPFWRLIALRYLSTQAISLVPIVGGIYALVDALFIFRQDKRCLHDLIAGTRVVNVRR; encoded by the coding sequence ATGAACGACCCCAATCCCTACCAGGCCCCCGACGCGGCGTTGCCGCCCGCGCTGCCGGGCATCGCCGACGGTGAGACCCTGGCCGGACGCGGCGAGCGCCTCGGCGCGGCGCTGATCGACGGCGTGATCTCGCTGGCGACGTTCCTGCCGGTGGCGGCGCTGACCGGCTATTTCGGCAAGGTCATGGACGCCGCGCGCAGCGGCGTGCAGGTGCCGTTCCTGACCACCCTCGGCTACGGCGTGCTGGGCATGGTGATCTTCCTGCTGGTGCAGGGCTACCCGCTGGCCAAGAGCGGCCAGACCTGGGGCAAGAAGCTGCTGTGGATCCGCATCGCCGACCTGGACGGTGGGCAGCCGCCGTTCTGGCGCCTGATCGCGCTGCGCTATCTGTCGACCCAGGCGATCTCGCTGGTGCCGATCGTGGGCGGCATCTACGCCCTGGTGGACGCGCTGTTCATCTTCCGCCAGGACAAGCGCTGCCTGCACGACCTGATCGCCGGCACCCGCGTGGTCAACGTCCGCCGCTGA